From a region of the Candidatus Hydrogenedentota bacterium genome:
- a CDS encoding acetylxylan esterase: MRRLPTIATLTALVAGITAAQPKDFNAYPEHITPYLQRMFSDGQGKFAWRDNYPGGVDAWRNETRAALSDRIGLGAIAAQAGAFEPRVILSPPDDMGGYTRQQGAIETEPSVTVAFWLLKPKGDGPYPLALLPHGHDTAGHDTHIGLARSDGHRKKIEEEDRDVAVQAVERGFLAIAPATRGMAAGGVPDLHDRHGKRDCRAQQMHCLLAGRTAMGERVWDMMRLIDWAAARDDVDASRILVMGNSGGGMVTIYTAALDTRVTVAVPSCSFCALASPSGYIYHCDCNLVPGLLDFGDLADIAGLTSPRAMLAVNGREDPLFDPKDVERAAGRTKAIYTAAGAPDRFDHQWGHAGHRFYSDLMWPFVMAHIGE; encoded by the coding sequence ATGAGAAGACTGCCCACAATTGCCACACTGACCGCCCTGGTTGCCGGTATCACCGCCGCGCAACCAAAAGACTTCAATGCCTACCCGGAACACATCACGCCCTACCTCCAGCGGATGTTCTCCGATGGCCAGGGCAAGTTTGCCTGGCGCGACAATTACCCCGGCGGCGTCGACGCCTGGCGGAACGAAACGCGGGCGGCGCTGTCCGACCGGATCGGGCTTGGCGCCATTGCGGCGCAGGCGGGCGCCTTCGAACCGCGCGTGATCCTCAGCCCGCCGGACGACATGGGCGGGTACACGCGCCAGCAAGGCGCCATTGAAACCGAGCCCTCCGTGACCGTGGCGTTCTGGCTCCTGAAGCCAAAAGGTGACGGCCCCTATCCGCTCGCGCTCCTCCCGCACGGCCACGATACGGCCGGCCACGACACGCACATTGGCCTGGCGCGCAGCGACGGACACCGCAAGAAAATCGAAGAAGAAGACCGCGATGTGGCGGTGCAGGCGGTCGAACGCGGCTTCCTCGCCATTGCCCCCGCCACGCGCGGTATGGCCGCCGGCGGCGTGCCGGATCTCCACGACCGCCACGGCAAACGCGACTGCCGCGCACAGCAGATGCACTGCCTGCTCGCCGGCCGCACGGCGATGGGCGAGCGTGTCTGGGACATGATGCGCCTGATCGACTGGGCGGCGGCGCGGGACGATGTGGACGCCTCCCGGATCCTGGTCATGGGCAACTCGGGCGGCGGCATGGTCACCATCTACACCGCCGCCCTCGACACGCGCGTCACCGTCGCCGTGCCCTCCTGCTCCTTCTGCGCGCTGGCCAGCCCCTCGGGCTACATCTACCATTGCGACTGCAACCTCGTTCCCGGCCTGCTGGATTTCGGCGACCTGGCGGATATCGCCGGGCTGACGTCGCCGCGCGCCATGCTGGCGGTAAATGGACGCGAGGATCCGCTCTTCGACCCGAAGGACGTCGAGCGGGCCGCCGGGCGCACGAAAGCCATTTACACCGCCGCCGGCGCCCCCGATCGCTTCGATCACCAATGGGGCCACGCCGGCCACCGCTTCTACAGCGACTTGATGTGGCCCTTCGTGATGGCGCATATCGGCGAATAG
- a CDS encoding PQQ-like beta-propeller repeat protein, translating to MDRHKTPARAARGITRRTLPALALIATIALGAGASDWTQFRGPGQDGIANATGLPATWDDTANIAWKTPLPGPGGSSPIVVGDRVFLTSYSGYAESIENPGNMEDLMRHVVCLDRATGKVIWQKDFKAKMPESAYVGGNNTRHGYASSTPTSDGESLFVFFGKSGVFSFDLDGNERWTADVGEGTDGWGSATSPVLHNNLLIVNAGVESGALIALDKATGQAVWRAGDVSRTWATPVLVEAGGRTEAVLNLPGKVAAYDAETGKALWHCEGIPDSYVCPSVIAHDGVVYAIGGRRSQVMAVRAGGSGDVTGSHILWRTEKGNNVTSAVLVDNHLYWFHESRGVAYCANAATGEIVYEENLEPRPGLIYASITVADGKLYATSQDNGTYVVAAKPEFEQIAVNTFASDSSRVNASIAVDRGQLLLRTDRAIYCIGNK from the coding sequence ATGGACCGACACAAGACCCCCGCCCGCGCCGCGCGCGGCATCACCCGCCGTACGCTGCCCGCGCTTGCCCTGATCGCCACCATCGCGCTCGGAGCGGGCGCTTCCGACTGGACCCAGTTCCGCGGCCCCGGACAGGATGGCATTGCGAACGCCACCGGCCTCCCCGCCACCTGGGACGACACGGCCAACATCGCCTGGAAGACGCCGCTCCCCGGACCGGGCGGATCCAGCCCAATCGTCGTGGGCGATCGTGTGTTTCTCACGTCTTATTCGGGCTATGCCGAATCCATCGAGAATCCGGGCAATATGGAGGATCTTATGCGCCACGTGGTCTGCCTGGACCGCGCCACAGGCAAAGTGATCTGGCAGAAGGATTTCAAGGCGAAGATGCCCGAATCGGCCTATGTTGGCGGCAACAACACCCGCCACGGCTACGCCAGCAGCACCCCAACCAGCGACGGCGAATCCCTTTTCGTCTTCTTCGGCAAGTCGGGGGTGTTCAGCTTCGATCTGGACGGCAACGAGCGCTGGACCGCGGACGTGGGCGAAGGCACGGATGGCTGGGGCTCCGCCACGTCGCCCGTGCTGCACAACAACCTCCTGATCGTGAACGCGGGGGTGGAGAGCGGCGCGCTTATCGCACTGGACAAGGCCACCGGCCAGGCTGTCTGGCGCGCGGGCGACGTCAGCCGCACCTGGGCCACTCCGGTCCTCGTCGAGGCCGGCGGACGCACCGAGGCGGTCCTGAACCTTCCCGGAAAAGTCGCCGCGTACGACGCCGAAACCGGCAAAGCGCTTTGGCATTGTGAGGGAATTCCCGACAGCTACGTTTGCCCCTCCGTCATTGCGCACGATGGCGTTGTGTACGCCATTGGCGGGCGCCGCAGCCAGGTAATGGCGGTGCGCGCGGGCGGCAGCGGCGACGTGACGGGTTCGCACATTCTCTGGCGCACGGAAAAGGGCAACAACGTCACTTCGGCGGTACTCGTGGACAATCATCTCTACTGGTTCCACGAATCCCGCGGCGTGGCTTACTGCGCGAATGCCGCCACGGGCGAGATCGTGTACGAAGAAAACCTCGAGCCGAGGCCCGGGCTGATTTACGCCTCCATTACGGTGGCGGACGGCAAGCTTTACGCCACCTCGCAGGACAACGGAACCTACGTGGTCGCGGCGAAGCCGGAATTCGAGCAAATCGCCGTGAACACCTTCGCCAGCGACTCTTCGCGCGTCAACGCGTCGATCGCGGTGGATCGGGGACAGCTCCTGCTGCGGACCGACCGGGCAATCTACTGCATCGGCAACAAATAA
- a CDS encoding sulfatase → MSNPGQSRRAFLMSAAAGALVLGGGAASGGAGRPRNVLFISMDDLNDWTGYQGGHPDVKTPNLDRLAARGTAFTHTYCPAPLCNASRAALMTGIIPSRSGVYMNDQDWRKSPVLSEAATLSQHFMANGYSARGAGKIYHGPFQHPASWQAYWPSQDTCKPDDPNPPSIPWQGGGAASRHFDWGPLDVDDSAMGDGQVAAWVSAELSKPREQPFFLACGIFRPHLPWYAPKKYFDMYPLDEVTLPETRADDLDDVPAAGRAMARTDSDHKRVVEHDQWRRAVQGYLASISFADAQVGHVLDALDASPHRDDTLVVLWSDHGWHLGEKLHWRKFALWEEATKNGMIFAGSGIPAGQRCATPVGLIDIYPTLTDLCGLPARDGLDGRSLRPLLEDPAAAWERPAVTTYGRGNHSARSARWRYIRYADGSEELYDHDADPLEWTNLAGRDELASVKADLARWFPASDADFGL, encoded by the coding sequence ATGAGCAATCCAGGGCAATCACGGCGGGCGTTTCTGATGTCAGCGGCGGCGGGCGCGTTGGTGTTGGGCGGCGGGGCGGCTTCGGGCGGCGCGGGCCGTCCGCGGAATGTGCTGTTCATTTCCATGGATGATCTGAACGACTGGACGGGCTACCAGGGCGGCCACCCGGACGTGAAGACGCCGAACCTGGACCGGCTTGCCGCGCGGGGCACGGCGTTCACGCACACGTATTGCCCCGCGCCGCTCTGCAATGCGTCGCGCGCGGCGCTGATGACGGGCATCATACCGTCGCGTTCGGGCGTCTATATGAACGATCAGGACTGGCGGAAGAGCCCGGTGTTGTCGGAGGCGGCCACGCTTTCGCAGCATTTCATGGCGAACGGGTATTCGGCGCGGGGCGCGGGCAAGATCTACCATGGTCCCTTCCAGCATCCCGCGTCGTGGCAGGCATACTGGCCGTCGCAGGACACCTGCAAACCGGATGACCCGAATCCGCCTTCGATCCCCTGGCAGGGCGGGGGCGCGGCGAGCCGCCACTTTGACTGGGGGCCGCTGGACGTAGACGATTCGGCCATGGGGGACGGCCAGGTCGCGGCTTGGGTGTCGGCGGAGCTGTCGAAGCCGCGGGAACAGCCGTTTTTCCTGGCGTGCGGGATATTTCGCCCGCACCTGCCGTGGTACGCGCCGAAAAAGTACTTTGATATGTATCCGCTGGACGAGGTGACGCTGCCGGAGACGCGGGCGGACGATCTGGACGACGTGCCGGCGGCGGGGCGGGCGATGGCGCGGACGGACTCGGATCACAAGCGGGTGGTGGAACACGATCAGTGGCGCCGGGCGGTGCAGGGGTATCTGGCGAGCATCAGCTTTGCCGATGCGCAGGTGGGGCATGTGCTGGACGCGCTGGACGCGAGCCCGCACCGGGACGACACGTTGGTGGTGCTGTGGTCGGACCATGGCTGGCACCTGGGCGAGAAATTGCACTGGCGCAAGTTCGCGCTGTGGGAAGAGGCCACGAAGAACGGGATGATTTTCGCGGGGTCGGGCATACCGGCGGGACAGCGCTGCGCGACGCCGGTGGGGCTTATCGACATTTACCCGACCCTGACCGACTTGTGCGGGCTGCCGGCGCGGGACGGGCTCGACGGGCGGAGCCTGCGACCGCTCCTTGAGGATCCCGCGGCGGCGTGGGAACGCCCGGCGGTGACGACCTATGGCCGAGGCAACCATTCGGCGCGATCCGCGCGGTGGCGTTATATCCGGTATGCCGACGGCAGCGAGGAGCTCTACGATCACGATGCGGATCCGCTGGAGTGGACGAACCTGGCGGGCCGGGATGAATTGGCGTCGGTGAAGGCGGATTTGGCGCGCTGGTTTCCCGCGAGCGACGCGGATTTCGGGTTATGA
- a CDS encoding nucleoside hydrolase, producing MLHFALCGLLALGAIDNKPEPKPPVKLIYDTDMGNDVDDALALGVIHALQDRGECELLAVTVTKDEPMSAPFIDAVNTFYGRPDIPIGVVKDGPTRQPSKFTPIAKYEENGALKYPHDLASGDDAPDATMLLRRILAAQPDGSAVIVQVGFSTNLSRLLQSEGDDYSPLDGKELAARKVRFISVMAGAFKPFNGQPHPEYNVVKDIPAAQHLTKEWPTPIIYSGFEIGIETALYQDSLKFDYNYRKDHILDVAYHHYHDQYRDQPSWDLTSVLYAVRPDRGYFDLSVKGHVHYDDEGYTFFREHPEGKHQYLIASPGQAERVKEGLANLASQPPAK from the coding sequence ATGCTCCACTTCGCACTCTGCGGACTCCTGGCCCTCGGCGCCATCGACAACAAACCCGAGCCCAAGCCCCCCGTCAAGCTCATCTACGACACCGACATGGGCAACGATGTCGACGACGCCCTCGCCCTCGGCGTCATCCACGCCCTGCAGGATCGCGGCGAATGCGAGCTCCTCGCGGTTACAGTCACCAAGGACGAGCCGATGTCCGCACCCTTCATAGACGCCGTCAACACCTTCTACGGCCGCCCCGATATTCCGATTGGTGTTGTGAAGGACGGCCCCACGCGCCAGCCCAGCAAGTTTACGCCCATCGCGAAGTATGAGGAAAACGGCGCCCTCAAATACCCCCACGACCTCGCCAGCGGCGACGACGCGCCCGACGCCACCATGCTGCTGCGCCGCATCCTCGCCGCCCAGCCCGACGGCTCCGCCGTCATCGTCCAGGTCGGCTTCTCCACCAACCTCTCCCGACTCCTCCAGAGCGAAGGCGACGACTACTCCCCCCTCGACGGCAAAGAGCTCGCCGCGCGCAAGGTCAGGTTCATCTCCGTCATGGCCGGCGCCTTCAAACCCTTCAACGGCCAGCCCCACCCCGAATACAACGTCGTCAAAGACATCCCCGCCGCCCAGCATCTTACGAAGGAATGGCCCACGCCGATTATCTACAGCGGATTCGAGATCGGCATCGAGACCGCCCTCTACCAGGACAGCCTCAAGTTCGACTACAACTACCGCAAAGATCACATTCTCGACGTCGCATACCACCACTACCACGATCAGTACCGCGACCAGCCCTCCTGGGACCTCACCAGCGTCCTGTACGCCGTCCGACCCGACCGCGGCTACTTCGATCTCTCCGTGAAGGGCCACGTCCACTACGACGACGAAGGCTACACGTTCTTCCGCGAGCACCCCGAAGGCAAACACCAGTACCTCATTGCGAGCCCCGGCCAGGCCGAGCGCGTCAAAGAGGGCCTCGCCAACCTCGCCAGCCAGCCACCCGCCAAGTGA
- a CDS encoding alpha-mannosidase, translating into MLPPKIIEKLGRRIEKLRAWRYAVLAEVPLEEWETDEHLRTPPEGSGWAPAPVGSTFGAHWNTTWFRAQIEIPREARGRRVFYRHRSHTDKLLWVDGAPFAGMNHAHEEVLLHAPARGGETHLLHVEAYTGHPIPGFDAYAEPRMYTHQFTERDPGVEPPLPLECSALVCEREAVAGLFFDADVLYRTARMLDENSLRRAKILSALNNALNLVPMQWADEAELEAAAAAARKALAPALALKNGPTAPRVGIAGHCHIDIGWLWPVRESIRKAAKSFSTVLNLMDQYPGFRFQQSQPWLYDVIETHYPALLPKIQKRVKEGRWEPNGGMWVEADCNVPSGESLVRQFLEGRKKTRELFGYTGDTLWLPDVFGYSAALPQILRKSGIQNFVTSKINWGDTNRFPYDTFLWEGIDGTQIFTHYINTMGEFMGYNAPVLPEASQHVWNRVQHKEVQDATLSSVGWGDGGGGPTREMCEYAARMADLEGCVRTEWVNVSEFLRELREAPARRPVWSGELYLEYHRGTYTAQARTKRYNRKLEFLLREVELYASMAMPFGAPYPAATLESYWRVLLTNQFHDIIPGSSIRRVYEVAEAEYARLEEKLTALKSDALAALAGQLIPDAEGRAWIVANPLSWNREDLALIPDPDATSACDGEGRALPCQKTPKGLAVRVRAGSLSVAPIALRDREPEVTSPFRYSGKGLETPHYTIAFDKAGRIKQLVDKEANRDIVQPGAALNQFYTAEDMPLFWDAWDIDRYYRDHVQTVENLESRELLADGPLFLAIRSAWKIGRRSRLVQDMHVYAHTRRIDFKTRVDWREERTLLKAGFPLDIHAPHIRAEIQFGHVLRNLHENTSWDRARFEACAHKWVDLSEGDYGVALLNDCKYGYDTLDGMLSLTLLRSPRCPDEQADIGAHEFTYALLPHHRPFAVESVVREAYALNAPLTAAPGAETGGAAPAIAFCQVSNPKVLVEAVKKAEADNAVIIRLYEAGNTRGPVEISFGRPVKKAVSCNLMEEEDTPLKTRDDTAEFNIAPFEIKTLKVYFR; encoded by the coding sequence ATGCTACCCCCGAAGATAATCGAGAAACTCGGCCGCCGCATCGAAAAACTGCGGGCCTGGCGCTACGCCGTGCTCGCGGAGGTCCCGCTGGAAGAGTGGGAGACGGACGAACACCTGCGCACGCCGCCGGAGGGGAGCGGCTGGGCGCCCGCGCCGGTGGGCTCGACCTTCGGGGCCCACTGGAACACAACGTGGTTCCGCGCGCAAATCGAGATTCCCCGAGAGGCGCGCGGGCGGCGCGTGTTCTACCGCCACCGCAGCCACACCGACAAGCTCCTCTGGGTCGACGGCGCGCCCTTTGCCGGCATGAACCACGCCCACGAGGAGGTCTTGCTTCACGCTCCCGCGCGGGGCGGCGAAACGCACCTGCTCCACGTGGAGGCCTACACGGGCCACCCGATTCCCGGCTTCGACGCCTACGCGGAGCCGCGTATGTACACGCACCAGTTCACGGAACGCGATCCGGGCGTGGAGCCGCCGCTCCCGCTCGAATGCAGCGCGCTGGTCTGCGAGCGCGAGGCCGTGGCGGGGCTCTTTTTCGATGCGGACGTCCTCTACCGGACCGCACGCATGCTCGACGAGAACAGCCTGCGCCGCGCGAAGATCCTGTCGGCGCTCAACAACGCGCTGAACCTCGTGCCCATGCAATGGGCGGACGAAGCGGAGCTGGAGGCGGCGGCCGCGGCGGCGCGCAAGGCCCTCGCGCCCGCGCTGGCCCTGAAAAATGGCCCCACCGCCCCGCGCGTCGGCATCGCCGGCCACTGCCATATCGATATCGGCTGGCTCTGGCCCGTCCGCGAATCGATCCGCAAGGCCGCGAAATCCTTCTCGACGGTGCTGAACCTGATGGACCAGTACCCCGGCTTCCGCTTCCAGCAGTCGCAGCCCTGGCTCTACGACGTCATCGAAACGCACTACCCGGCCCTCCTCCCGAAAATCCAGAAGCGGGTCAAGGAAGGCCGCTGGGAGCCCAACGGCGGCATGTGGGTGGAGGCGGACTGCAATGTCCCCTCGGGCGAATCCCTCGTGCGGCAGTTCCTGGAGGGCCGCAAGAAGACGCGCGAGCTCTTCGGCTATACCGGCGACACGCTGTGGCTGCCGGATGTCTTCGGCTACAGCGCCGCCCTGCCCCAGATCCTCCGGAAGAGCGGCATCCAGAACTTCGTCACCAGCAAGATCAACTGGGGCGACACCAACCGCTTCCCCTACGACACCTTCCTGTGGGAGGGCATCGACGGCACGCAAATCTTCACGCACTACATCAACACCATGGGCGAATTCATGGGCTACAACGCGCCGGTGCTGCCGGAGGCCTCCCAACACGTCTGGAATCGCGTACAACATAAGGAAGTCCAGGACGCCACGCTGAGCTCGGTCGGCTGGGGCGACGGCGGCGGCGGACCGACCCGCGAAATGTGCGAGTACGCCGCGCGCATGGCCGATCTCGAGGGCTGCGTCCGAACCGAATGGGTCAACGTGTCGGAATTCCTCCGCGAACTTCGCGAGGCCCCGGCCCGACGCCCGGTGTGGTCCGGCGAGCTGTACCTGGAGTACCACCGGGGAACCTACACGGCGCAGGCGCGCACCAAGCGCTACAACCGGAAGCTGGAATTCCTCCTGCGCGAAGTGGAGCTCTACGCAAGCATGGCCATGCCCTTCGGCGCGCCCTATCCCGCCGCCACGCTGGAATCCTACTGGCGCGTCCTCCTCACCAACCAGTTCCACGACATCATCCCCGGCTCCAGCATCCGGCGCGTCTACGAGGTGGCGGAGGCGGAATACGCGCGGCTGGAAGAGAAGCTCACGGCCCTCAAAAGCGACGCACTGGCCGCCCTGGCCGGCCAGCTCATCCCCGATGCCGAAGGACGCGCCTGGATCGTCGCGAACCCGCTCTCCTGGAACCGCGAAGACCTGGCGCTCATCCCCGATCCGGACGCCACCTCCGCCTGCGACGGCGAGGGGCGCGCGCTCCCCTGCCAGAAAACGCCCAAGGGCCTCGCCGTGCGCGTTCGCGCCGGCAGCCTGAGCGTCGCGCCCATCGCCCTGCGCGACCGGGAGCCCGAAGTAACGTCGCCCTTCCGCTATTCCGGCAAGGGCCTCGAAACGCCGCACTACACCATCGCCTTCGACAAGGCCGGGCGCATCAAGCAACTCGTCGACAAGGAAGCGAACCGCGATATCGTCCAGCCCGGCGCCGCGCTGAACCAGTTCTACACCGCCGAGGACATGCCCCTCTTCTGGGACGCCTGGGACATCGACCGCTACTACCGCGACCACGTCCAGACGGTGGAAAACCTCGAATCCCGCGAGCTGCTGGCCGATGGCCCGCTCTTCCTCGCCATCCGCTCCGCCTGGAAGATCGGGCGTCGCTCCCGACTCGTTCAGGACATGCACGTCTACGCGCACACCCGCCGCATCGATTTCAAAACACGCGTGGACTGGCGGGAAGAGCGTACGCTCCTCAAGGCCGGCTTCCCGCTCGACATCCACGCGCCGCACATCCGCGCCGAGATCCAGTTCGGCCACGTCCTCCGCAACTTGCACGAGAACACCTCCTGGGACCGCGCCCGCTTCGAGGCCTGCGCCCACAAGTGGGTCGACCTCTCCGAGGGCGACTACGGCGTCGCGCTGTTGAACGACTGCAAGTACGGCTACGACACCCTCGACGGCATGCTCTCCCTGACCCTCCTGCGCTCCCCCCGCTGCCCCGACGAGCAGGCGGATATCGGCGCCCACGAATTCACCTACGCGCTCCTCCCCCACCACAGACCCTTCGCGGTCGAGAGCGTCGTGCGCGAAGCCTACGCGCTCAACGCGCCCCTGACCGCCGCGCCCGGCGCGGAAACCGGCGGCGCGGCCCCCGCGATTGCCTTCTGCCAGGTCAGTAACCCGAAGGTCCTCGTCGAAGCCGTGAAAAAAGCCGAAGCCGACAACGCCGTCATCATCCGCCTCTACGAAGCCGGAAACACCCGCGGCCCCGTCGAAATCAGCTTCGGCCGCCCGGTGAAAAAGGCCGTCTCCTGCAACCTCATGGAAGAAGAAGACACCCCCCTCAAAACCCGCGATGACACCGCCGAATTCAACATCGCCCCCTTCGAAATCAAGACGCTGAAAGTCTATTTCCGCTAA